From the Methanophagales archaeon genome, one window contains:
- a CDS encoding TIGR00375 family protein: MIINSDLHIHSLHSAATSPRMDLPTLAKEASKKGIQLLGTGDCLHPKWLQAIKGLKQEPGHDDGIFVHGATNFVLTVEVEDMRRVHHLLILPSIAKAEELYETFKRYSQDIDSDGRPSVRLSGAEIAEYAKDAEALIGPCHAFTPWTALYAYHNSLQECYGEMVSYISFIELGLSADTSYADRIEELHRLTFLTNSDAHSPYPIRLAREFNRFEVSDLSFEELKAAIERRKGRKTILNVGIPPAEGKYNESACIRCYRHYSLTEATVRHWRCECGGMIKKGVRDRVNELADCNNGVHPPYRPPYLHLIPLAEIISLAIRKSVNSKSVVGIWESLLAEFGTEVNVLVDVPIDALEKVNPDVVGAIKAFREGNIYVKPGGGGKYGTIRLELDPGQELEAPKLVRGQLSLADIANLY, from the coding sequence ATGATAATCAATTCTGACCTCCATATTCATTCACTTCATTCTGCAGCTACTTCTCCCCGCATGGATTTACCCACACTGGCAAAGGAAGCTTCTAAGAAGGGTATACAATTGCTTGGCACAGGGGATTGTCTGCATCCAAAATGGTTACAGGCTATAAAGGGGTTGAAACAGGAGCCCGGGCATGATGATGGCATCTTCGTGCATGGAGCGACCAATTTTGTACTCACTGTTGAGGTGGAAGACATGAGGCGGGTGCATCATCTGCTCATACTGCCGTCTATAGCGAAGGCAGAGGAGCTATACGAAACTTTCAAGCGATATTCGCAGGATATAGACTCGGATGGCAGACCTTCTGTGAGACTCTCTGGTGCAGAGATAGCGGAATATGCAAAGGATGCTGAAGCTCTCATCGGTCCCTGTCACGCTTTTACACCCTGGACTGCTTTGTATGCTTATCATAATTCGCTCCAGGAGTGCTATGGTGAGATGGTAAGTTATATCTCCTTCATCGAGCTGGGCTTGAGTGCTGATACATCCTACGCTGATCGGATAGAGGAGTTGCACAGGCTCACTTTCCTGACCAATTCCGATGCCCACTCGCCATATCCTATCAGGCTGGCGCGGGAGTTCAATCGGTTTGAAGTCTCTGATTTGAGTTTCGAAGAGTTGAAAGCGGCGATAGAACGAAGAAAAGGCAGGAAAACAATACTAAATGTGGGTATACCGCCTGCGGAAGGTAAATATAACGAAAGTGCATGTATCAGATGCTACAGACATTATTCGCTCACTGAAGCGACTGTAAGGCACTGGCGATGTGAATGTGGAGGCATGATAAAGAAAGGTGTGCGCGATAGAGTGAATGAGCTCGCCGATTGCAACAACGGTGTACATCCTCCGTATCGCCCGCCTTATCTGCACCTGATACCCTTAGCAGAGATAATAAGCCTGGCGATACGCAAGTCAGTGAATTCAAAATCGGTGGTTGGGATATGGGAATCACTACTCGCAGAATTCGGTACTGAGGTAAATGTGCTGGTAGATGTACCCATAGATGCGCTGGAGAAGGTAAACCCGGACGTGGTGGGAGCGATAAAGGCATTCAGAGAAGGTAATATCTATGTTAAGCCAGGTGGTGGTGGCAAATATGGCACCATCAGGTTGGAGTTGGATCCCGGGCAGGAATTAGAAGCGCCAAAATTGGTAAGAGGGCAGCTTTCACTCGCTGATATAGCTAACCTTTATTAA